In the Magnolia sinica isolate HGM2019 chromosome 15, MsV1, whole genome shotgun sequence genome, one interval contains:
- the LOC131227071 gene encoding beta-amyrin 28-monooxygenase-like, producing MNSLLNVNADKWVKAIGEWLLLNGFLGLLFLIILGFGCLRLFQPRTKKLLPPGTYGWPLIGETMRSWKSTKPGEFIEKRREKYHHQIFKTSLFGHKMAVMCGPAANKFLFSNEKKLVVTWWPRSVQNIFPSSILTDAGAHAHKLVTSFLRPEALRRYVGLIDGLAQCHFKDEWHGEREVKAFHLIDVYTFMLACRLFAGIEDNPDCISTLAHEFHLLVRGVLQVPLRLPGTRYHRAMKAADEIRKVLGNVVIERRRRAAASSMQDMMSYLLVTPDDKGRLMTEKEILDNMLLLLFAGHDTTTSAITLLVKFLAENSQVHDHVFKEQMEIAKCKGEGEGLNWEDIQKMRFSWNVASEAMRLCPPVGGAFREAISEFTYAGFTIPKGWKIHWRPYTTHSNPNCFVDPEKFDPWRFDRDIPGSFTFVPFGGGPRMCPGKELARLEILVFLHNLVKRFKWESVFPNKEIELDPMPLLRQGLPIRLQPHLTCPSTNNIPAN from the exons atgaactCGCTTCTGAATGTGAACGCAGACAAATGGGTGAAAGCAATAGGAGAATGGTTGTTGCTGAATGGCTTCCTAGGGCTCTTATTCTTAATTATTTTGGGGTTTGGATGTCTGAGACTCTTCCAACCCAGAACTAAGAAGCTGCTTCCTCCAGGAACATATGGTTGGCCTCTCATTGGTGAAACCATGCGCTCCTGGAAATCTACTAAACCTGGTGAATTCatagagaagaggagagaaaaataCCACCATCAAATCTTCAAGACTTCCTTATTCGGCCACAAGATGGCCGTCATGTGTGGCCCTGCCGCCAACAAATTCCTCTTCTCCAACGAGAAGAAGCTCGTCGTCACTTGGTGGCCTCGCTCCGTCCAAAACATCTTCCCATCTTCCATCCTCACTGATGCCGGCGCCCACGCACACAAGCTAGTTACTTCTTTCCTCAGGCCTGAAGCTCTCCGCCGCTATGTTGGTCTCATAGATGGGCTTGCGCAATGCCATTTCAAAGATGAATGGCACGGTGAAAGGGAGGTGAAGGCATTCCATCTCATTGATGTGTACACATTCATGTTGGCATGCCGCCTGTTTGCCGGCATCGAAGATAATCCAGACTGCATATCGACGCTGGCCCATGAATTCCACCTCTTGGTGAGAGGAGTGCTGCAGGTGCCTCTAAGATTACCTGGCACCCGCTACCACCGGGCCATGAAAGCGGCTGATGAAATCAGAAAAGTGCTTGGAAATGTTGTGATCGAAAGGAGGAGAAGGGCAGCAGCATCGTCGATGCAGGACATGATGTCGTATCTGCTGGTGACCCCAGACGACAAGGGACGGTTGATGACAGAGAAGGAGATCTTGGATAACATGCTGCTGTTGCTATTTGCAGGCCATGACACCACTACCAGCGCTATAACATTACTAGTGAAATTTCTTGCTGAGAATTCCCAAGTCCACGATCACGTCTTtaaag AGCAAATGGAGATTGCAAAATGCAAAGGAGAAGGAGAGGGACTCAACTGGGAGGACATACAGAAGATGCGGTTTTCATGGAACGTGGCCAGTGAAGCCATGAGACTCTGCCCACCTGTTGGTGGGGCCTTCAGGGAGGCCATCTCAGAGTTCACCTATGCTGGTTTCACCATTCCCAAGGGGTGGAAG aTTCATTGGAGGCCTTACACGACACACAGCAACCCCAACTGCTTTGTGGATCCGGAGAAATTCGATCCATGGAGGTTTGACAGAGACATTCCTGGTTCTTTCACATTTGTTCCATTCGGAGGAGGACCTCGCATGTGCCCTGGGAAGGAGCTGGCTCGGCTGGAAATACTCGTCTTCCTCCATAATTTGGTGAAGAGGTTCAAATGGGAGTCGGTTTTTCCTAACAAGGAGATAGAACTGGACCCAATGCCACTTCTCAGACAAGGGCTTCCTATTCGCCTCCAGCCTCATCTCACCTGTCCTAGTACAAACAACATCCCTGCCAACTAA